A window of Paenibacillus sp. 19GGS1-52 contains these coding sequences:
- a CDS encoding aldo/keto reductase, with protein MKFHRLGNSGLQVSALGLGTNAFGKRADQETSIGIIHAALEHGINFIDTANIYAGTESERIIGLALMGKRQHTVLTTKAGLVRSVGPNGSGASRHHLLHELEDSLRRLKTDYVDLYQIHTFDPNTPLEETLRALDDMVSAGKVRYIGASNYAAWELMKALGISEARNFARFISIQCSYSLADRTPENELIPLCFDQGVGMIPYFPLAGGILTGKYSINGTAPAGSRADTDPNFNRFLSADRIELGDRVSGMAQILGTSSTALSLAWLMNQPAVSTVIVGATRVEQLKENLQSSSLTLSTETMNKLDEASQPFRHGEPFAVYRLPKE; from the coding sequence ATGAAATTTCATCGGCTTGGAAATAGTGGACTGCAGGTCTCTGCTTTAGGTCTGGGTACGAATGCTTTTGGCAAACGAGCGGATCAGGAGACTTCAATCGGAATTATTCATGCGGCGCTGGAGCACGGAATTAACTTCATCGATACCGCCAATATTTATGCAGGTACCGAATCGGAGCGGATTATAGGTCTGGCCCTTATGGGCAAACGGCAACATACGGTTCTGACCACCAAAGCAGGCTTGGTACGTAGTGTTGGTCCTAACGGAAGTGGCGCCTCCCGCCATCATCTACTGCATGAACTGGAGGACAGTCTTCGTCGTCTGAAGACGGACTATGTCGATCTATACCAGATCCATACCTTTGATCCCAATACCCCGCTGGAAGAAACACTGCGCGCGCTCGACGATATGGTTTCTGCGGGGAAAGTACGCTATATCGGTGCCTCCAATTACGCCGCATGGGAGTTGATGAAGGCACTCGGAATTTCGGAAGCACGGAATTTCGCCAGATTCATTTCCATTCAGTGCAGCTACTCCCTTGCTGATCGTACACCAGAGAATGAGCTGATCCCACTATGCTTTGATCAAGGAGTAGGTATGATCCCTTACTTCCCGCTGGCTGGCGGGATTCTTACAGGGAAATATTCGATTAACGGTACAGCACCTGCCGGGTCCAGAGCCGATACCGACCCTAATTTCAACAGATTCCTGAGTGCTGACCGAATAGAGCTTGGAGACAGAGTTAGCGGAATGGCCCAGATACTGGGTACCTCCTCTACAGCATTATCTTTAGCCTGGCTAATGAATCAGCCCGCTGTTTCCACTGTTATTGTTGGCGCTACACGCGTAGAACAGCTAAAGGAGAATTTGCAGAGCAGCTCGCTTACTCTAAGTACTGAAACCATGAACAAGCTGGATGAAGCCAGCCAACCTTTCCGTCACGGCGAACCGTTCGCAGTCTACCGCCTTCCTAAGGAATAA
- a CDS encoding ABC transporter permease: protein MRNKNGFSNLYLVLVFAVLYAPIFYLMYYSFNSGGTMHEFEGFTLDYYREVIQDTRLIIIVINTLVIALLSSAIATLIAIVGALAIQRTRSRRAKNSLLSLNNVLIVSPDVIIGASFLILFTIVGIKLGFVSVLLSHVAFSVPIAVLMILPHLQDMSPTLTDAAHDLGASRRDVLTKVILPIIKPGIFSGFFMALTYSLDDFAVTFFVTGNGYSTLSVEIYSRARQGVSLSINALSTMIFLFTILLVVGYYFLTRRKHRPRIAEPVAELGVPR, encoded by the coding sequence ATGAGAAATAAAAATGGATTCTCCAATCTGTATCTGGTTCTGGTATTTGCCGTTCTCTATGCGCCTATCTTCTATTTAATGTACTATTCGTTCAACAGCGGTGGGACCATGCATGAATTCGAAGGCTTTACACTGGATTATTATCGTGAGGTGATTCAGGATACGCGGCTGATTATTATCGTAATAAATACGCTAGTGATCGCACTGTTGTCTTCTGCTATAGCAACCTTGATTGCCATTGTCGGAGCGCTGGCCATTCAACGTACCCGTAGCCGACGGGCCAAAAATAGTCTGCTGTCGCTAAACAACGTGTTAATCGTCAGTCCGGATGTCATTATTGGGGCATCCTTCCTGATTCTGTTCACTATTGTCGGCATCAAGCTTGGATTCGTATCTGTACTGCTCTCGCATGTGGCATTTAGCGTGCCGATTGCAGTACTGATGATTCTGCCGCATTTGCAGGATATGAGTCCAACATTAACCGACGCTGCACATGATCTTGGGGCCAGTCGTCGCGATGTGTTGACCAAAGTCATCCTGCCGATTATTAAGCCAGGGATATTTAGTGGGTTCTTTATGGCACTAACCTATTCACTGGACGACTTTGCGGTTACGTTCTTCGTGACAGGCAACGGCTATTCGACCTTGTCGGTGGAGATTTATTCCCGAGCGCGGCAAGGGGTTTCCTTATCAATCAACGCACTCTCGACGATGATCTTTCTGTTTACGATTCTGCTGGTTGTCGGTTATTACTTTCTGACACGTCGGAAACATCGCCCCCGCATCGCAGAGCCTGTCGCTGAATTGGGGGTGCCAAGATGA
- a CDS encoding LysR family transcriptional regulator: MNNNQIRLFVKIAESGSFTKAGQELNMTQPAVSRAILSLESELEVKLLLRDRRNGLILTDIGKRILIVFREILMGFDKVHQEICAEKGLEQGLIRIGAFPAASAHFFPKIISAIAGRYPHIEIQLHEGSISEVKEWLESRMIDIGLIIPPHGEFETVPLYKEKLYAVIRDDHPLQHHSVVCVQDLANEPMLLCRAGYETPVVDLFNRAGSILSVKYVVNNYATALNMIQEGLAVGVMSELSLLSLPPNVVVRELEPEAYRDIHLAVNSLAESSIAVKLFIETALQLFTNK; this comes from the coding sequence ATGAACAACAATCAAATCCGCTTGTTTGTCAAAATTGCTGAGAGCGGCAGCTTCACCAAAGCCGGCCAGGAATTGAATATGACCCAGCCCGCAGTCAGTCGGGCTATTCTCTCCCTCGAATCCGAGCTTGAGGTGAAGCTGCTGCTGCGTGATCGTCGCAATGGCCTGATACTGACTGATATCGGCAAGCGCATCCTTATTGTTTTTCGGGAAATTCTCATGGGCTTCGATAAGGTTCATCAGGAGATCTGCGCGGAGAAAGGCCTTGAGCAGGGGCTGATCCGGATTGGTGCGTTTCCAGCAGCATCCGCTCATTTTTTCCCGAAAATTATCAGCGCGATTGCCGGGAGATATCCGCATATTGAGATCCAATTGCATGAAGGCTCCATCTCCGAGGTCAAGGAATGGCTGGAATCCCGCATGATTGATATTGGCTTAATCATTCCCCCGCATGGGGAATTCGAAACTGTTCCCTTATATAAAGAGAAGCTTTATGCGGTAATAAGAGACGATCACCCCTTGCAGCACCACTCTGTCGTCTGTGTACAGGATTTGGCGAATGAACCGATGCTGCTCTGCAGGGCAGGCTATGAAACGCCAGTTGTGGATTTATTCAACCGAGCCGGCAGCATTCTGAGTGTGAAATATGTGGTTAATAATTACGCTACAGCGCTTAATATGATCCAGGAGGGCTTGGCTGTTGGTGTGATGTCTGAGCTGTCATTGTTATCCTTGCCCCCTAATGTAGTGGTCCGGGAGCTGGAGCCTGAAGCCTATAGAGATATCCATCTCGCGGTAAATTCACTGGCCGAGTCGTCGATTGCTGTTAAGTTGTTCATAGAGACCGCATTGCAGCTGTTCACCAATAAGTAG
- a CDS encoding FUSC family protein, with protein sequence MNEGLQDRLEKYGFSLYMIRVTLAASLSWVAVHSLYGDRFLYFAPLAAILITQGSVKASLEKGVYRLLGIILGGTVSLVVGQFLHVGGLSILLILLIGIGIATACRLNMQAVSQIGVTSVLALTFYQDNYVLWRVAETLIGVAIALIINMIIVPPKGFVKIKGLAFEGSLLLADALSGLVPGGRGFAQASAILERSGERLARSGQQQKEMHYTVSHYQYRGELHRLTHATTHLKVIHSYVKEIATELQLLPARYAATDWMAEVVEATADCIALFGTKTLSDAECQRSLPECLHRARDLQLACFSELQGQCSLSVIRDLGAVFSHLNRVLEEVEQADFAALSAAPQQAKAKAEAARTLRFTRRKGFARRTRFSEK encoded by the coding sequence ATGAACGAGGGGTTACAAGACCGCCTTGAAAAATATGGATTCTCACTTTATATGATACGGGTTACACTAGCTGCCTCTCTCTCATGGGTGGCGGTACACAGCCTTTATGGCGACCGCTTTTTATACTTCGCACCCCTTGCGGCCATTCTCATCACCCAAGGGAGCGTTAAAGCTTCACTGGAAAAAGGGGTTTACCGACTGCTTGGCATCATTCTCGGCGGTACCGTCAGCCTGGTCGTGGGCCAGTTTCTCCATGTAGGGGGGCTATCCATTCTGCTGATCCTGCTGATCGGAATCGGGATCGCCACAGCTTGCCGTCTAAATATGCAAGCTGTCTCGCAGATTGGTGTGACTTCTGTGCTGGCTCTTACCTTTTATCAAGATAATTATGTACTGTGGAGAGTGGCTGAGACCTTAATCGGTGTAGCAATTGCCCTCATTATTAATATGATTATTGTACCTCCTAAAGGATTCGTCAAGATCAAAGGACTGGCATTCGAAGGAAGTCTGCTGCTGGCCGATGCTTTAAGCGGCTTGGTGCCTGGCGGACGTGGGTTCGCTCAGGCTTCCGCAATCTTGGAACGCTCGGGAGAACGACTGGCGCGCAGCGGCCAACAACAGAAAGAAATGCATTATACCGTGTCCCATTACCAGTATCGTGGTGAGCTACACCGCTTGACACATGCCACGACACATCTAAAGGTGATCCATTCCTATGTCAAGGAAATCGCCACAGAGCTTCAGCTTCTGCCGGCGCGTTATGCCGCTACGGATTGGATGGCTGAGGTCGTAGAGGCTACCGCTGATTGTATTGCCCTTTTCGGTACCAAAACCTTGTCTGACGCTGAATGCCAACGTTCCCTGCCAGAATGTCTGCACCGTGCCCGTGACCTGCAGCTGGCCTGCTTCTCAGAGCTGCAAGGACAATGCTCGCTGAGTGTCATCCGCGACCTGGGCGCCGTCTTCTCTCACTTGAACCGCGTGCTTGAAGAGGTTGAACAGGCTGATTTCGCTGCACTTTCGGCCGCACCGCAGCAAGCAAAAGCTAAGGCTGAAGCCGCACGCACCTTACGTTTCACAAGAAGAAAGGGGTTCGCTCGGCGCACCCGATTCTCAGAGAAGTAA
- a CDS encoding ABC transporter permease has product MKNKGRSYYLIPYYLWIALFVIAPVLLIIYYSLFDLDGHLTIDNYVNFFTPVYLKMTLNSFWYAFLITAFSLLIAYPAAYLLTRTKHKQLWLLLIILPTWINLLLKTYAFIGIFGKFGPVNNFFDLLGLGEQQILFTGFSFVFVSVYIFIPFMILPIYSALEELNLSLLDAARDLGASGWTTFRRVIVPLTISGVRSGCMAVFIPALSLFMITRLIAGSQVITLGTAIEQHFLVTQDWGMGSTVAVFLIAIMALFMIVTGGSRKGVQK; this is encoded by the coding sequence ATGAAGAATAAGGGCCGGTCGTATTATCTCATCCCTTATTATTTATGGATCGCCTTGTTTGTAATTGCGCCGGTGCTGCTCATTATCTATTATTCTCTATTTGATCTGGATGGGCATCTTACCATAGACAATTACGTAAACTTCTTCACACCCGTCTATCTCAAAATGACGCTTAACTCGTTTTGGTATGCGTTTCTGATCACGGCGTTCTCCTTGCTGATCGCTTATCCGGCAGCTTATTTGCTAACAAGAACCAAGCACAAGCAGCTATGGCTGCTGCTGATTATTTTGCCTACATGGATTAATCTGCTGCTGAAGACATATGCATTCATTGGGATCTTCGGCAAATTCGGACCGGTTAATAATTTTTTTGACCTGCTCGGGCTTGGGGAACAACAGATTCTGTTCACGGGCTTCAGCTTTGTATTTGTATCGGTCTATATCTTTATCCCATTCATGATTCTGCCGATTTATAGCGCACTCGAAGAACTTAATTTGTCGTTGCTCGATGCCGCGCGCGATCTGGGCGCTTCCGGTTGGACAACGTTTCGGCGAGTGATTGTGCCCCTGACGATCTCGGGGGTGCGTTCGGGGTGTATGGCGGTATTCATACCGGCACTTTCTCTGTTTATGATCACCCGCCTCATCGCGGGCAGCCAGGTAATTACGCTTGGCACCGCCATTGAGCAACACTTTCTGGTCACACAGGATTGGGGCATGGGCTCCACGGTTGCGGTATTCCTGATTGCCATTATGGCGTTGTTCATGATTGTTACTGGCGGCTCGCGGAAAGGGGTGCAGAAATGA
- a CDS encoding class I SAM-dependent methyltransferase, giving the protein MLPQGNRKQNIDRFLGFQNDYDRYRPTAPALVIEVLTNYLGGRPSRVADIGCGTGLSTFLWKEAADSVIGIEPNTDMLGKALEKLSQDPQAAASLSFVQGYSNQLPLVSESVDIITCSQSFHWMEPVSTLQEIARCLRPGGVFAAYDCDWPLVLQQDIEDQYNRLIGKADELLAVLLPETERAHKWDKEKHLTQIKASQAFSFAREIVFHNTESCNAERYVGLTLSQGGIQTVLKLDPSSLVQDIAAFTTAVGQYFQGRTLQVLISYRMRLGIK; this is encoded by the coding sequence ATGCTGCCACAAGGAAACAGAAAGCAGAACATCGACCGCTTCTTGGGATTTCAAAATGACTATGACCGCTACCGCCCCACGGCTCCAGCACTTGTTATAGAAGTGCTGACGAATTACTTGGGAGGCAGACCTTCGCGTGTTGCCGATATTGGCTGTGGAACTGGCCTATCCACCTTTTTGTGGAAGGAGGCTGCCGACTCTGTAATCGGTATAGAGCCCAACACGGACATGCTGGGAAAAGCACTTGAGAAGCTAAGCCAAGATCCACAGGCTGCTGCTTCTTTATCTTTTGTACAGGGCTATTCCAATCAGCTTCCACTCGTATCCGAAAGTGTAGACATTATAACCTGCTCGCAGTCTTTTCATTGGATGGAGCCGGTAAGTACACTGCAGGAAATAGCACGCTGCTTGCGGCCAGGCGGAGTCTTTGCCGCCTATGATTGCGACTGGCCGCTGGTGCTCCAGCAAGATATAGAAGATCAATACAATCGACTGATTGGCAAAGCTGATGAACTTCTAGCTGTCCTGCTGCCCGAAACGGAGAGAGCGCATAAATGGGACAAAGAGAAACATCTGACCCAGATCAAAGCCAGTCAAGCCTTCTCCTTCGCCAGAGAAATTGTATTCCACAATACCGAGTCCTGTAATGCGGAACGTTATGTCGGTCTGACCCTCAGCCAAGGGGGAATACAAACTGTACTAAAGCTCGACCCGTCTAGCCTGGTTCAGGATATCGCCGCTTTCACAACTGCGGTGGGGCAATATTTTCAGGGACGGACCTTGCAGGTTCTGATTAGTTATCGAATGAGACTCGGAATAAAATAA
- a CDS encoding DMT family transporter: MSQRQKSVMLLIFLVVVWGINWPLSKIALDYSPPLLFAGIRTVIGGLILILIALPKLQALRLKELWPIYLTSAVLSIVFYYGFQTIGLQYVPAGLFSSIVFLQPVLLGIFSWLWLGESMYGLKMTGLLLGFLGVASLSIGGITGSISLSGIILALASALSWALGTIYLKKNAARVDMLWMTAMQITIGGVILLIFGSATEQWTDITWNSSFVLNTLFIAIFVIALGWLVYFKLINEGEAGKVGSFTFLIPLISIGASVVLLNEQITWNLVLGLLLIVSSIIMVNVRIGRTAKQSV; this comes from the coding sequence ATGTCTCAGCGACAGAAATCCGTTATGCTTCTTATCTTCTTGGTAGTAGTATGGGGCATTAACTGGCCTCTTTCCAAAATTGCTCTGGACTACTCTCCGCCCTTGTTATTTGCAGGAATCCGTACGGTTATTGGCGGTCTCATTTTAATCCTGATCGCACTGCCGAAGCTACAAGCGCTTCGCTTGAAGGAGCTTTGGCCGATTTATCTTACCTCAGCAGTATTAAGTATTGTTTTCTATTATGGTTTTCAGACTATTGGTTTGCAATATGTGCCTGCAGGGCTGTTCTCGTCGATCGTATTTCTGCAGCCTGTGCTGCTTGGTATCTTCTCTTGGCTCTGGCTGGGGGAAAGTATGTACGGGCTCAAAATGACCGGTCTGCTGCTAGGTTTCCTCGGGGTAGCCTCACTCAGTATCGGAGGCATTACCGGCAGCATCTCACTCTCCGGGATTATACTAGCTCTGGCTAGTGCCTTGAGTTGGGCTTTAGGTACGATCTATCTGAAAAAGAACGCAGCAAGAGTGGATATGTTATGGATGACAGCGATGCAGATTACAATCGGTGGGGTAATCCTGCTAATCTTCGGCTCGGCTACAGAGCAATGGACGGATATTACCTGGAATTCTTCATTTGTATTAAACACGCTGTTTATTGCCATTTTCGTTATTGCTTTGGGTTGGCTGGTTTACTTTAAACTGATTAATGAAGGGGAAGCCGGTAAGGTAGGCTCGTTCACTTTTTTGATCCCATTGATTTCCATAGGTGCAAGCGTAGTATTATTAAATGAACAGATCACCTGGAATCTTGTGCTTGGCCTACTGCTGATAGTCAGCAGTATTATTATGGTAAATGTGAGAATAGGACGGACTGCCAAGCAGTCTGTATAA
- a CDS encoding flavin reductase family protein produces MFIRTDEQTVHDNYKLLIGSIVPRPIAFVTSLNEEGVVNAAPFSFFNIVNDDPAMVMFSCVRKPNGEMKDTARNIMASKEFIVHIVDEDNVAAINHTSINAPSGISEIELAGLTTTPGEAVKVPRVLECKIAMECRLAQHVELGHCDMIIGEVIGFYIDEELYENGRIDIGKLKPVSRLAGASYAAIGRIFDMDRPQFKA; encoded by the coding sequence ATGTTTATTCGCACGGACGAGCAAACAGTACATGACAACTACAAGCTGCTAATCGGCAGCATTGTGCCAAGACCGATAGCTTTTGTAACTTCACTAAATGAAGAGGGGGTGGTCAATGCCGCTCCGTTCAGTTTTTTTAATATAGTGAATGATGATCCAGCGATGGTTATGTTCTCTTGTGTGCGGAAGCCAAATGGAGAAATGAAGGATACTGCCCGGAATATTATGGCCAGCAAGGAGTTTATTGTCCATATCGTGGACGAGGATAATGTCGCCGCTATTAACCATACCTCCATTAATGCGCCTAGCGGAATTAGTGAAATTGAACTTGCCGGACTAACTACAACTCCCGGAGAAGCGGTAAAGGTTCCGCGGGTTCTGGAATGCAAAATAGCCATGGAGTGCCGCTTGGCACAGCACGTGGAATTAGGTCACTGCGATATGATTATTGGTGAGGTCATTGGCTTCTATATTGATGAGGAGCTATATGAGAATGGCCGCATCGATATTGGCAAGCTGAAGCCGGTAAGTCGTCTGGCGGGTGCTTCCTATGCTGCGATTGGACGAATCTTTGATATGGACAGACCGCAGTTCAAAGCTTGA
- a CDS encoding 1,4-dihydroxy-6-naphthoate synthase: MNIAFSPCPNDTFVFHALVHSLVPNAPKLNVTYADIDITNNLAAEGVGPEVLKISYAALPWVLDRYKLLPCGGALGRGCGPLLLTAGGPTSVKRPAGLTGRRIAVPSERSTAYLLFRLWAAQHVPGGIGEIVVMPFDEIMPAVRDGHIDAGLVIHEARFTYHSYGLHMLTDLGSWWESDTGLPIPLGAIIARRDLDTEAITGWIRSSLQYAWDHPLESREYVLSHAQELEPEVAKSHIDLYVNDFSMNLGEDGYAAISALLDRAAAVGLVPAVDPALLR; the protein is encoded by the coding sequence CTGAATATCGCTTTCTCGCCTTGCCCTAATGATACTTTCGTCTTCCACGCTTTGGTGCATAGTCTTGTACCTAATGCTCCCAAGCTTAATGTAACCTATGCCGACATTGATATTACGAATAACCTCGCTGCTGAGGGTGTCGGACCGGAGGTGCTCAAAATCTCCTACGCCGCCCTACCCTGGGTGCTTGATCGCTATAAATTGCTCCCGTGCGGCGGTGCGCTAGGTCGAGGCTGTGGCCCTCTGCTGCTGACCGCTGGCGGACCAACATCTGTGAAACGTCCAGCAGGACTAACTGGACGCAGGATTGCGGTACCAAGTGAACGTTCTACCGCTTATCTGCTATTCCGGCTCTGGGCCGCCCAGCATGTGCCGGGTGGCATCGGCGAAATCGTCGTTATGCCCTTTGATGAGATCATGCCTGCCGTACGGGACGGTCATATCGATGCTGGACTAGTGATCCATGAAGCCCGCTTCACCTACCATTCCTATGGACTACACATGCTAACCGACCTTGGCAGTTGGTGGGAGAGTGATACCGGACTGCCGATACCGCTTGGCGCTATTATCGCCCGCCGCGATCTCGATACAGAAGCCATTACCGGCTGGATTCGCAGCTCTCTGCAATACGCTTGGGACCATCCACTGGAATCCAGAGAGTATGTCCTGAGCCATGCACAGGAGCTTGAGCCTGAAGTAGCCAAATCACATATTGATCTTTATGTGAATGATTTCTCCATGAATTTGGGCGAGGACGGCTATGCAGCTATATCAGCTCTGCTGGATCGTGCGGCTGCAGTTGGATTAGTCCCTGCCGTTGATCCCGCGCTGCTGCGATAG
- a CDS encoding ABC transporter substrate-binding protein, with amino-acid sequence MKQLVNTFLAILVVAFALMYLGSWMNSNEGYSGSNTLTIYNWGDYIEPELLKEFEAETGITVIYQTFDSNEAMLTKVEQGGTTFDVVIPSDYAIAKMREEKLLLPLDHSKLPNLVNIDPRFMDLSFDPGNEYSVPYFWGTVGIIYNPEMTKGMNFDSWDSLWDSRLKNNILLVDGAREVMGMALNSLHYSVNDQNEAHLQAALTKLNKLSPNVKAIVGDEIKMLLANEEAAVGIVWSGDAAEIMDENDKLDYIVPQEGSNKWFDNMVIPRTAANVDGAHQFINFMLRPDVAAKNAEYVGYSTPNVPALKLLPAEVSEDTRFYPPATLTDRLEVYDNLGKRMLAHYNELFLKFKMNK; translated from the coding sequence ATGAAACAACTGGTAAATACTTTTCTGGCGATCTTAGTCGTGGCCTTTGCCTTGATGTATCTGGGGTCATGGATGAACTCCAATGAGGGTTATTCGGGAAGCAATACACTGACTATCTATAATTGGGGCGATTATATCGAGCCTGAGCTACTGAAGGAATTCGAGGCAGAGACCGGCATCACGGTCATCTACCAGACCTTTGATTCCAATGAAGCGATGCTGACCAAAGTAGAGCAGGGTGGAACGACATTTGATGTCGTCATCCCTTCCGACTATGCTATCGCCAAGATGAGAGAAGAGAAGCTCTTGCTGCCGCTGGACCATAGCAAGCTTCCAAATCTGGTCAATATAGATCCACGGTTCATGGACCTTTCGTTCGATCCCGGTAACGAGTATTCGGTACCTTATTTCTGGGGAACGGTAGGTATTATCTATAACCCTGAAATGACCAAGGGGATGAACTTCGACAGCTGGGATTCTCTATGGGACAGCAGGCTGAAGAATAATATCCTGCTGGTTGATGGCGCGCGTGAGGTGATGGGCATGGCACTGAACAGCCTGCATTATTCAGTGAATGACCAGAATGAAGCTCATCTGCAGGCAGCACTTACCAAGCTGAATAAGCTGTCTCCTAACGTGAAGGCAATCGTCGGCGATGAGATCAAAATGCTGCTGGCTAACGAAGAAGCCGCTGTAGGTATTGTCTGGTCGGGTGATGCCGCCGAAATCATGGATGAGAATGACAAGCTGGATTATATCGTGCCCCAGGAAGGCTCGAACAAGTGGTTCGACAATATGGTCATTCCACGCACGGCAGCTAATGTAGATGGGGCGCATCAGTTCATTAACTTTATGCTCCGTCCGGACGTAGCCGCGAAAAATGCCGAATATGTCGGTTATTCTACGCCTAACGTCCCTGCGCTGAAACTGCTGCCAGCAGAGGTCTCCGAGGACACACGCTTCTATCCGCCTGCTACGCTTACAGATCGGCTTGAAGTTTACGACAATCTCGGGAAACGGATGCTTGCCCATTACAATGAGCTGTTCCTAAAGTTCAAGATGAATAAATAA
- a CDS encoding DUF559 domain-containing protein encodes MVFEEVHSEFIEKHLAKRSGERLGRLERGHRHAEVLFLRNVWWPLRGDFEDLHPEYEVADWRGRSYFADFAWLPGHIKILIEIKGFATHVRDMDRQKYCNELNRETFLYAMGYQVISFAYDDVEQHPDLCITLLRMVLSKYQTSQVPVLPLLLKEKEVIRLALGLAHPLRPKDVELHFEVHHRTAVQLLHKMCDKGWLLPSYRGNQKRIVRYELARGVFDYFD; translated from the coding sequence TTGGTATTTGAAGAAGTACATAGTGAATTCATCGAAAAACACCTTGCTAAGAGGAGTGGTGAGCGGCTGGGTCGGCTGGAAAGAGGACATCGACACGCTGAGGTACTGTTTCTACGCAATGTTTGGTGGCCGCTCCGAGGGGACTTTGAAGATCTTCATCCCGAATACGAAGTTGCTGATTGGCGAGGCAGATCATATTTCGCTGATTTCGCCTGGTTGCCTGGACACATTAAGATTTTAATTGAAATAAAAGGCTTTGCCACGCACGTACGTGACATGGATCGGCAGAAATATTGCAATGAATTAAATCGTGAAACTTTTCTATACGCCATGGGATATCAGGTCATTTCCTTTGCTTACGATGATGTCGAACAACACCCCGACCTCTGTATCACCTTGCTGCGCATGGTTTTGAGCAAATATCAAACCTCACAAGTGCCGGTATTGCCCTTGCTATTGAAGGAGAAAGAAGTCATCCGTCTAGCCCTTGGACTAGCCCACCCGCTTCGCCCTAAGGATGTCGAGTTGCATTTTGAGGTTCATCATAGAACCGCAGTCCAACTGCTACACAAAATGTGTGATAAAGGTTGGCTGTTACCCTCCTATCGTGGCAATCAGAAAAGAATCGTCCGCTACGAGTTAGCACGTGGAGTATTCGACTATTTTGATTAG
- a CDS encoding ABC transporter ATP-binding protein has protein sequence MEGTIISFDEVIKQYDDEEAVLKGVSFEIERGKFYTLLGPSGCGKTTILRLIAGFAEPTAGSIYLNGKVINHIPANERQVNTVFQDYALFPHLNVFENVAFGLRIKKLKKDVITQKVQEALRFVNLVGYEQRGVSEMSGGQRQRVAIARAIVNEPQVLLLDEPLSALDLKLRTEMQYILREMQQRLGITFIFVTHDQEEALAMSDWIFVMNEGRIEQSGTPNDIYDEPINRFVADFIGESNIVPGVMIEDYVVEWGGHRFECVDAGLKANEAVEVVIRPEDLEIATLEQGKLKVRVDSQLFRGVHYEICCYDESGHEWLVHSTRKATVGSEIGLYFDPEAIHVMRFGETEEEFDRRLEAYGEVESHEE, from the coding sequence CTGGAAGGCACTATTATTTCATTTGACGAAGTTATCAAGCAATATGACGATGAAGAGGCCGTATTAAAAGGAGTCAGTTTCGAGATTGAGCGTGGAAAATTTTATACGCTGCTAGGCCCATCCGGCTGCGGAAAAACGACTATACTGCGTCTGATCGCTGGATTCGCCGAGCCGACTGCCGGCTCTATTTATCTAAACGGTAAAGTCATTAACCACATTCCCGCCAACGAGCGGCAGGTCAATACGGTGTTTCAGGATTATGCGTTGTTTCCGCATCTGAACGTATTCGAGAATGTGGCTTTCGGCCTGCGCATTAAGAAACTTAAGAAGGATGTTATCACGCAAAAGGTGCAGGAAGCGCTGCGCTTTGTTAACCTTGTCGGTTACGAGCAGCGTGGTGTAAGCGAAATGTCCGGTGGACAGCGGCAGCGCGTCGCGATTGCCCGGGCTATCGTCAACGAGCCGCAGGTGCTGCTGCTCGATGAGCCTTTGTCTGCGCTTGATCTGAAGCTGCGCACGGAGATGCAGTATATTTTGCGGGAAATGCAGCAGCGTCTGGGAATTACGTTTATCTTCGTAACTCATGATCAGGAAGAGGCTTTGGCTATGTCGGACTGGATCTTTGTCATGAATGAAGGCCGGATTGAGCAAAGCGGTACACCAAACGATATTTATGATGAGCCCATTAACCGGTTCGTAGCGGATTTCATTGGGGAGTCCAACATTGTACCAGGCGTAATGATTGAAGATTATGTGGTAGAGTGGGGCGGCCACCGTTTTGAATGCGTCGATGCCGGACTTAAAGCTAATGAAGCGGTGGAGGTTGTGATCCGGCCGGAGGATTTGGAGATTGCCACACTTGAGCAGGGCAAACTGAAGGTGCGTGTGGATTCCCAGTTGTTCCGGGGCGTGCATTACGAGATCTGCTGCTATGATGAATCCGGGCATGAATGGCTGGTTCATTCCACACGGAAAGCAACGGTAGGCAGTGAAATTGGTCTCTATTTTGATCCGGAAGCCATTCATGTCATGCGTTTTGGCGAAACGGAGGAAGAGTTCGACAGACGTCTGGAAGCTTACGGCGAGGTGGAGAGTCATGAAGAATAA